One window from the genome of bacterium encodes:
- a CDS encoding corrinoid protein, translated as MANKEELLKALSDGVVNYNEDQVKEAAQAVVDNGYDPLEAIMDGLAHGMEIVGGLYERNEYFVPEVLMCADALYAGLGILRPHVPKKEGESKAQVVIGSVQGDVHDIGKNLVKMMFDVAGFTVHDLGRDVPLENFVKEQLRTDAEIVAMSAMMTTTMLGMRKVIQMIKEKNPNVAIMLGGAPVTKDVAKLFGADGYAESAGNAVEEAIKMIGRLREMRAAGQV; from the coding sequence ATGGCAAACAAGGAAGAGCTGCTCAAGGCATTGAGCGATGGGGTTGTGAATTACAACGAGGATCAGGTCAAAGAAGCGGCCCAAGCAGTGGTGGACAACGGCTACGACCCCTTGGAAGCCATCATGGACGGACTGGCCCACGGTATGGAAATAGTGGGTGGGCTTTATGAACGCAATGAGTACTTTGTGCCCGAGGTCTTAATGTGCGCGGATGCTCTGTATGCTGGTCTGGGAATTCTCAGGCCGCATGTACCCAAGAAAGAGGGCGAGTCCAAGGCTCAAGTGGTAATAGGCTCGGTTCAGGGGGACGTGCACGACATAGGGAAGAACCTGGTCAAGATGATGTTCGACGTGGCTGGATTCACAGTGCACGACTTAGGCAGGGACGTGCCCCTGGAGAACTTTGTCAAAGAGCAGCTCAGAACAGATGCGGAAATCGTGGCCATGTCCGCCATGATGACCACCACCATGTTGGGGATGCGCAAGGTCATTCAGATGATCAAAGAAAAAAACCCCAACGTGGCCATCATGTTGGGCGGGGCTCCAGTGACCAAGGATGTGGCCAAGCTCTTTGGAGCCGACGGATACGCCGAATCTGCAGGAAATGCCGTGGAGGAAGCCATAAAGATGATAGGAAGGCTCAGAGAGATGAGGGCAGCAGGTCAGGTGTAG
- a CDS encoding uroporphyrinogen decarboxylase family protein, which translates to MTQFTPKERIMRLFKREPLDTMPFFSGMGMVVMPAIKKLGYHFAQVHTDANRLAQSAIWSSKLMGFDSIVVPYDMCWESEAMGNKISLYEDSEDILYPTIPEKRWKSMDEVEIPENIMELGRMPLIPQAIKIIKEQAPEYPVGAWQLGPFTQAGQILELDMILKAVFKQRDKVEQLLDKLTEMIIKIGQALQAAGADYITLREPGVAADLLSPKTFREMIKPRLTRILAAWKSPKILHICGQTDPLVEMMNECGADAISVDIKNNLVETRKKLGNHVLLFGNFDVFALPCKAETTVQEAVAAIKVNIDSGVDAVMPGCDLWPDIKEENMLAIVKTTREYGGARPSPAVGRLS; encoded by the coding sequence ATGACCCAGTTCACCCCCAAAGAGAGAATCATGAGGCTTTTCAAGAGGGAACCTCTGGACACCATGCCCTTTTTCAGTGGAATGGGGATGGTGGTGATGCCTGCCATAAAGAAGCTGGGATACCATTTCGCCCAAGTCCACACCGATGCCAACCGCCTGGCTCAGTCAGCCATCTGGTCCAGCAAGCTCATGGGATTCGACTCCATTGTGGTGCCCTATGACATGTGCTGGGAGTCTGAAGCCATGGGAAACAAGATAAGCCTTTATGAGGATTCGGAGGACATTCTTTATCCCACAATACCCGAGAAGAGATGGAAAAGCATGGATGAGGTGGAAATCCCAGAGAACATCATGGAACTGGGCAGGATGCCCCTGATTCCCCAGGCCATAAAGATCATCAAGGAGCAAGCCCCTGAATACCCGGTAGGGGCGTGGCAGTTGGGACCTTTCACCCAGGCAGGGCAGATCCTGGAGCTGGACATGATTCTGAAGGCCGTGTTCAAGCAAAGAGACAAGGTGGAGCAACTCCTGGACAAGCTCACAGAAATGATCATCAAGATCGGGCAGGCCCTTCAGGCTGCAGGTGCGGACTATATCACGCTGAGGGAGCCCGGAGTAGCCGCTGATCTACTTAGTCCTAAGACCTTTCGTGAGATGATAAAGCCTCGATTGACCAGGATATTGGCTGCCTGGAAATCACCCAAAATTCTTCACATCTGCGGGCAGACGGATCCCCTGGTGGAGATGATGAACGAGTGCGGAGCCGATGCCATCAGTGTGGACATAAAAAATAACCTGGTGGAGACGCGGAAGAAGCTCGGCAACCATGTCTTGTTGTTCGGCAACTTCGACGTCTTCGCCCTGCCTTGCAAGGCTGAGACCACCGTACAAGAGGCGGTGGCTGCCATAAAAGTCAATATAGACTCTGGGGTGGATGCGGTTATGCCGGGATGCGACCTTTGGCCGGACATAAAAGAGGAAAACATGCTGGCCATAGTGAAAACCACCAGGGAATATGGCGGAGCAAGGCCGAGTCCTGCTGTAGGCCGTCTGAGCTGA